The DNA region CTCTTGTTTTTCACCCCATTTAAAACCAACATCCTTTTTAACAATTTTATTGAGGGGTGTTGCCAAGGTACTAAAGTCCTTCACAAACCTCCTATAAAAACTAGCCAAACCATGAAAGCTTCTTACCTCACTTACATTTTTGGGAGGAGGCCACTCTCGAATGGCTTTCACCTTTTCCTCATCAACATGGACTCCTTTAGAGCTTACAATGTAACCTAAGAAAATCACATGGTCGGTGCAAAACACACATTTTTCTAGGTTGGCATACAAATTTTCATATCTTAGCACTTGCAAAACAGCCCTTAAATGAATGCAATGATCATCTAAGTTCTTGCtataaatcaaaatatcatcaaaatacacaacaacaaacttacCCAAGAACTCCCTTAACACATGGTTCATTAGTCTCATGAAAGTACTAGGTGCATtagttaatccaaaaggcataaccatccactcatacaaaccaaattttgttttaaaagcAGTTTtccattcatccccttcccttATTCTAATTTGGTGATATCCatttttcaaatcaattttagaaAATAAGCATGCACCAAACAATTCATCAAGCAAATCATCTAGTCTAGGAATAGGATGCCTATATTTAATGGTAATATTGTTAATGGCCCTACAATCAGTGCACATCCTCAAACTACCATCCTTTTTAGGGACTAGAATAATAGGGACAGCACAAGGACTTAAACTTTCTCTTACCCATCCTTTACTTATCAATTCAACAACTTGCCTTTGTATCTCTTGAGTTTGTTGTGGATTGCTTCTATATGCTGGCCTATTAGGCAAAGATGCTCCTGGATTGAGATCAATATGATGTTCAATTCCTCTTATAGGTGGTAAACCACTTGGCACCTCTTCCGGAAACAATTCTTTAAATTCCTGCAAAATAGACTCAACACAATTTGgcaaaaaaaaattcattataAATAGTGGTTAGCAAAGGCACCTCCTTGCAAAAGAGCAAGTACAAAGGCTGGTGTGACACAATTGCTTTTTTCACATCTCTTTTTTTTGCAATTAaactttgtttcttttctcttttatcattctttttcttttcattcttttctttttctttttctttttctttttctttttctttttctttttctttttctttttctttttctttttcttttttttcttgatcatatttttctctcatttttctttGATCTTCTCTCACCTCACTAGGATTTAACGGTACAAGATTGATCTTTTGATCATGATACATAAAAGAGTACTTATTGGAGTACCCATCATGATTGGCTTTTCTATCAAATTGCCAAGGCCTACCTAATAACAAATGACTAGCTTCCATTGGTACTACATCACACAACACTACATCCtcatattttccaattttaaAACAAATCTCAACTTGTTTATTAACAAGCATTTCTACACTTTCATTAAGCCATTGGAGTTTGTAAGGCTTAGGGTGAGGTTTTGTTTCCAATTTTAGTTTAGAAACCAGACGCGTGCTTGCAACATTTGTACAACTTCCTCCATCAATTATTAAAGAATAAACCTTTCCTTGCACAAAGCATCTTGTATGAAAAAGGTTTTCTCTTTGACTTGTATCCTCCTCCTTTATTTGGCTTCCCAACATTCTTCTCACCATGAGTAAATCTCCACTGGGTATTTCTTCTTCAAACTCCTCATCATAATCACCATCCTCCTCTTCAACaatttcttcattttcttccatAAGCATAGTTCTCTTTGTTGGAAATTGAGATGCAATATGTCCTTGGCCTTGACACTTGAAACACTTAACACTTTTGTTAGTTGAAACACTTGAAGAAGAAGATGTAATAGTTTTACCTTTGTTTTCAACCGTGGCTTCCTTAGATGATGAAGCACCCTCCTTCTTTGTTTTGTCCTTCCAACTTTGAGAATTGAAAGTGGTGGAATTTCTCCTTGCTTGGCTCTTTCTTTTGAGTTGTTGTTCTACTTTGATAGCTTGGTGTACCAATTCATCCATTTCAACATAGTGATGAAGTTCCACTATGTCACTAATATCATGATTTAGACCATGGAGAAATCTAGCCAGAGTTGCTTCATCGTCCTCCTCTACATTAGCTCTAATTTTGAGAACTTCCATCTCCTTGAAATATTCTTCAACACTTTTAGAACCTTGAGTGAGTCTTTGCAATTTGTTGTGCAATTCCCTATGATAATAGGAAGGGACAAACCTTCTCCTCATGATTCTTTTCATCTCTTCCCAAGTATCAATTGGTCGTTCTGCATACCTCCTTCTATCTTTGGTCAATTGATCCCACCAAACTAAGGCATACTCCTTGAACTCAATAGAAGAAACCTCCACTTTTTCAAGATTAGAATAATTGTGACAATTAAAAATTTGTTCAAGTTTAGTCTCCCATTCTAGATATGCCTTCGGGTCACTCTTCCCAATAAAAGTTGGAACTTTAATTTTTATGCCCCTCAAATTATCTCCCCCTTGTCTCCTTCTACGTCTTCTTTCCTCCTCATCACCACTACCATCATTAGAATTTTGGGGCCTCCTTTCCAACTCATCAATTCTTTGTTGAAGTCGTTCACCTTGTTCTCTTAACAATATTTCAAAATTGTCACTCATGGCTGCGATCTGAACAGTTAAAGCTGCTGTTCTAGGTGAAGGTGGACTAGACATAATTGTGAAATATTTGTGAAATTAGGAACAAGTGTTTAAAAATGGACCTCACCACTCTACTCACGTGTTTACACTCAATCACTCGTGTTTCACTCaattttttttttggcttttttttttaataataaaaacacTCTGCCTTTTACCACTCAATTTGCTCTTTTAGTTTTTTAGAGAAACCAAAATGAATCAACACAAAGAAATCAATTTCAGATgataatcaacacacaaaaaacTTAAAAAAAACAGCAAACAAAAAAAAGACTCTAAAACAAAGGAAACTAGGAGAATTTTAAGAGTGTGGCAAGAAAAAaatatagatttttttttaatcaCAATCTTTAACAATCATATCcttttttttttaacttttttttctTATACCCCTTTTTTTcgaatttttttttataatgatAAATGGATAATAATGAAGAACAAGAATATAGACAATTTACCATATTTCGGCCCTTTTTTCTGGAATATGCTCTGATTACCACTTGATATGCACTAACCTTTGAGACTTATGCATTTCCTTCAAAATTCCTGAaacaactttgttaacttttggaatattaattcttttgtgactcagaggaagtaatctgccttataattgaaagaatgacagaatttgatacatgcatataaaataaacgagattgatatgaaataaaggagaaataagaaatggaattaagtagaaggggcgccacactctttctaatccaagagagaatgataagcctatggatgaggatcaccacaagaaaaggatttcttgataagatcaattttggtccaatccagaacctaagagcaaatactctcacttacacaatgtgtaaacttgccaaaattcattgatgcaaaaagaagatacatgcctcctttatataggaatggcttaagatgatgaaataagtaaaaattaactcctaagaaaacaaaaggattcagccactaattatcatgatagtgggttgagttattacaaagaaagtgcaaaataaagaagagatagtggggttcttgaaagggcagaataatggcaattctttatttaccacttctcttgcaattttcgtccattatagtgtggtcattggtatttcctttatttttatttatttatgcattattGGGCCTTTTATCACATGCTTGGATGATAAGAATAAACTTGGGCTCTTTTTCTTCAATCTGGCCCATGCATTCTATTGACTTGATCATGAAGTGAACTAAAACATCATTGACTCTTCTTGCACGTGCCCTTGTCATAGGACCTCCTAAGCTTTGCATTGTATCATTTATGTCTTGTATTACGTCCTCATCAATAGGTATGAGCGAGATTCAACGTATCGTCAAGCACTataataaaaaatccaaaaaatcCTTAGTCTTGTCCAGAACTATGTAGCTTTGAATTCATCATCGCacctgaggatacgtaggagcaagactcgcaatcttgtcaagcaccctaataaaaaaacttttttagtcctttttcttttgagatatttttctaaataactaTAAGAAAACAAATAAACGAAATCTAACACTCTTATTCgcaaaactaactaaatggtttccgttgagtacaacaaatgtgaggggtgttaataccttccccttgcataaccgactcccgaatccGAATTTGGTTGCGGcgatcattttattttttatttttggggttttataaatattttccatttccttttgGAATAAGTAAACATCTACGGTGACTCTATTATTATTTTGAGCGTTCGTTACGCTCATGTATTTTTCGAGTCGAGACAACAATCAATAAAAATTTGCAAGAAAGACAACCTTTTAGAGTTACCATTAATAGGAAGACCAATATAAGAAAATAGAACACATTCGATCTTACATAAGGGGACATTATAAGCTTATTTCAACCAAAACGTATAAATTTTCACCCCCATTAATAAACTTTTATGGTAACTCACCCTCAAACCCAACATTAAtttaaataatgaaaaaaataGACTTGATAGCTCTAATGTTGTCCCAACTTTTCTCACCCATAATCAAAGTATTGTTATAAAATTGAAGGCAAGACACCTCACAACTATGGTTCCTGCCTGCCTAGTATCTATAAAGTAGCTTAACACTATCCGAAGCAGAGAAAAAAAAGAATGCAAACATTTATCAATGATTAAAAAGAGAAAAGGAGACAAAAGGTTCCCCTAAAGTAAGTCACTCTCTAAGAAAAACGCATTAGTTGGGCACCGATTAACCAACACATAAGCAAAAGTTGAACACATATAAGCCATGATCCACTTCCTCCACCAACTAGGAAAATTCATACAAGCTAAAAGAGAGTCATGGTAGTCGTATTGCACATAGTAAAAAACATTTCCAAATTATCTTTAAACACGAGTAACTTTTACTCGTTCCCTTTAGGGAATCTCATTAGCAATGCGAATAACATCCAAAATTTTCCTCCTTTAACAAATGTCGGTCGACTCTCCAAAGTCACATTTCCAATCACTTTTTTTAGTCTATTATCCAGAATCTTAACTAGCACCTTATAAATACAATCCACCAACCTTTGAGGAGCATGAACTTTTGGAATCAAAGTAATAAAAGTGTAGTTTAAACCTTTGACTAACTTGTCATGAAAATGAAACTCACACACAAGTATCATAAGGCCCTCCTTAAGATCCACCTAAACTCCTTGATAAAACCTAAATTAACACCATTGGTCCCCAAAATTTTAAAAGTATCATAATCCCAAACTACATGACAAACTTCACACTCCTTAAAAGGAGCCTACATCGAAATCATCTAGGGTATTAAAGTTAAAGTTTGGTATATCTGCACGAGCAAACTTGAAATGATTGAAAAAAAAGGTTTAAAGCAACTTCCTGTCACCAACAAATCCACCCACTTGCATATCGTTAACATCAAGGAACACAATTATATTCATTCTTCTCCTATTATTTATCATccataatttttttaattaacaTCTCCTTCCTTGAGCCATAAATATCTCGCATTCAGTTACAAAATGCTGAATTTAACTTTCTAAAGAGGAAAAAAATATTCAAATGCAAAGTCTCTACTCCACGTCAAAATCTTCCACAAAAAAAAGAATTTTTACCCTTCAAATCTAAATCTTGCAGTCGATCTTTAGAAACTTGAATTTGTTAGTTGATGTTttgtggatctatgtgcttgcagGTATAATAAATAAGTGATCCAAAATGGTGAATCTTATGGATAGTAAAGACGAAAGTCAACTAGTTGTTGCTTATATTTGATGATGATAACACTTGAAGTCAAGCAACCAATGAAGATAGATCAAGCGATCAAAGATGCATAGAATGACTGATCAAGCTATCCACCCAAATCAAGATTGACATCTATTTTAAGTCCATACTATAGTTCAAATACTTTCAAGTGAAGACTTAGATTTCAAGGATCATCAGTGGCTTAACCTTTCAAACTCTCAAATAACGGTAATCAACATAGAGATATATTAAGCCTAATCAAATAAGACTAAAGTTTCTTGTGTGATTCTAAAGTAAAAGATGATGATGCAAATATTATAAGCTTCAAAGTTGTGAAAGAAAGTAAATGTGAAAGCTCACATATCTGTGTCCGTCTGAATGATCAGTGTCTTGTAAAGGCACAAAGGTATTTCTAGAATTTTTATGGATAAATCTAATAGACACTAAAAAATGTTGAAGAGTCTTTCAATTTTAAATTAAATCACCAAAAAAAGTTTTTGAGGACTATCTAGTTAATTGGGAGAGTGTCTAATTGATTGGGGGACTTTTTCTAAGTGTCTAATCGATTATATATTTTATCTAATAGATTGAATGATGATTGGTTGAGTCTATAATTGATTGGGATAATCTCTTAATGATTGGTAACAACTTTATATTAAAACCTTCCATTTATGGCCTTAACAATCAATTATTAGGTTGCCTAATCAATTAGCCTAATCGATTAGGACATTGTATAGATCCCTGGATTGTTTCCAAATTTATACCATGCCTTGGCCTATAAACAGAGAGTTTCTATATCACTTTTAAATATCCAAAAAACGTGAAAAACCTCACTTATCGTTTCTTTCACCACCTCTCTAAATCTCTCATATTTTCTCACATATTTAGTCATAGTGTTTGAGAGTGTTCTTGAGTCAAAGTGAAAATATTTGTTTTGGGTAAGGGTAAAGTTATAAATTTACCAAGAGTGTATTTTCTCTTGTGTAAATAATCATTCCATAGGAATTTGATATTTTGGTTCCGAGCTAAACTAGTTAAAATCTCTTATTTGTATTGGTTGATTGTCTTAGGAAGTATCCATTTGGTTCATGAGCTTGACCATTGGAAAAAGCTCTATTTTTATCGTGAAGATTAGCCATTAAAAATATCCATAATGGCTCTTGTTCTTATCCGAATTAAAAGCTTTATTGATTCTAGATAAGCCTGATTAAAATCTCACTTAGCTTCTAAGTTCAACCTGGTGTAAGTCAGTAGGTTTGAGATCATCCTGATAAACATCTTGATTCGATTCATGGTCATCCTGTGCAAAACCCAGTAAATAAGAGTGGAATCACTAGTGTTAATGCGATACAAAATTGTCGGTGgggaaaattttcaaaatcccACCAAAGGAAAGAAAAGAGGTATGAAACAATCAGAATCCTCTTAACAAGAAGCTCATATAAGTCTAGAAGAGTAAGATTATGATATCCTCGAAGCACTCTCGATTGAAAACCTTCTCAAGGACATCATTAAGAATCTTCTTAGCAGCGCCTAATTCTTTCATGTTAAACTCCTTTTCCAATATGATTTTCAGTTGATTTACACCATGTAACTGATTAGTAGCAACTaacatatcatcaacatacaatcataaaaaaaataaaagagtcATCATAAAGGCTTTTAAAATAAATACAACAATCATACTTACACATTATGTAGCCAATCTTAAGCATGTATGAATCAAAGCGTTTGTACCATTTCCTTGGAGACTACTTTAAGCTATAAAAAGACTTCTTCAGTTTATAAACTAGTCTGTCATGTCCACTGACACTCAACCCCTTTGCTCCATGCAAATTTGCTCATCTAGATTATCGTGAAGAAATATTATCTTTACATCCATCTGCTCTAAATTCTTGTTTCGAATGGCTAACAAGGCTAATACTACCCTGATAGAAGTATGTATGACGGCCGGAAAAAAATCTTATCATAATCGATCCCATTATGTTGTGAGTACCCCTTTTCTACAAGACGAGACTTGAACTTttccctttttttctttttattacTGCTAGTTTTCTCTTAAACATTCACTTATAACTGATGACCCTTTTCTCTTAGGAAGCTGAACAAGCTCCCATGTTTGATTTTTCTTTAAGAACTCTATCTCATCCACCATTGCACCCATCCACTTATCTTTCTAATGGCTAGTTATAGCCTCTAAAAAAGTAGAAGGGTcttgtatacgtgcgttttcgacgccatgagatttggtgtaagaagtgatgttttcgacaaatgatgacatgggtTGAAACGATTTGATTagtatggttcgacacttcgacaagAGGGAGGTTTCGTCATTTCGACAAAGAGGTTTACACCTAGGAAAAGCACTTTCGACAAGACACGAAAGGCAGTGCAGTGCGTTGGTAATTCGACAAAATCCTGAAGGAAGACGTCACTTCGACTTAAaagtaaatttgaatttaaaaggttgtgacgtttggcagaagacgcgtggaagcatctggcgaaaggaggagagccatgtgtcatagttttaggatttagtcgttaatgacagttatgttatttgtgtatatatagggtagttattatctaacaaagtgtgtgaagaattactatatacaaaattcctgaaaacactcaaagtacccgtgtgagagaaaagagtcatatttggaaaatgtatgtgtaaacaaacaccaattctttcaaaatttattttataaagttcAAAGTTCTTTACTAAATCcttttatgttttccagtcatttatctttctgcattttctacttttcgacactttacatttcatcagttaatttctgccatttactttatcttgttaaatttacatctaCGTAGCATTGTAATCAACACATTTCGACGTAAAACGCTTAGAGAAACAGGAATGAAATATTCAAAAGCGATtttagacatcttcaagaccatctagatttgcacatgtcctaggatttgtgtggttgatcctgcaagtaacccaattctacacgttttggtaaaccagaggttgttcgccaaatttcacagcgaacaaattggcacgcccagtgggacagtgcagaaatctagaaatttagataatcactaatcaaaatttgttcttcattgtatgagactgagaagcggtaaattagccgtatccgaagtagaaatacctaaaagaacaagagtaaggaaaatggcgaaccagccaaataatcctaacgaatccatcccagtatctaaccctgtcccttcgacagaaggcaatataggatcggtccctgtgtcagaggctgtaCCTTCGTCAGCAGGATCGATACCAGCGGTTTCGATGTCGCAAaacgcgcctagttcgtccttcagggcacaacaaatgcccaTTGGGACACCCCCCCTGTgggaaacacttctaggcctttCGTAACGAATTTCACCTTGCctccgcctggtagggaacagcccttcggaatgccaacttcggtgaTGGCAAGTTTACATAATTCCCCGTTAATATATTCAGATTCGATGGCCAACGtgtcttcacccttacaagggtcaggatatggtggAAACATGGGTAGATtgaatcaacaaccactttacgtgcCGCCAATAACGAATAATTCGGCGCAAGTGATTAGACAgcagatggacgagagtaatcacgatatggtccaaatgttgacgcaacaaatgggagcggtgtttaatCCACTAATACAGAACACCACTCAAACAAACCAAGTAttggcagcgcaaatgacgcgcattgctgatttctttggagtccctcaaactcgacacagagagcaagtggttcataacccagcggtagcggtccaggaagagcctacgataaaccagatgccgttagacaatcctcaaacgaacgtcagaaaccaagaggatgtagtcgaacagcctcgtgtcgaaatccccattccacaagagcctagaaggatagtaatccagagaggccaggacgcggatgctgtattgcaacaacggatacggtataataatccgcctgtcgaaaacaacttggcagccatggtcgaaacgataatggcacaaaacgggatgaacatgggtttacaaaggcctagttacgcatccccactatcagagtacattctgcaagaagaactgccaccaaggtggaaagtccctaagttcacaaagttttcaggggacactagtgagtccactatagaacatgtggcacgttatctgatcgaggcaggggagatagcccgtaacgaaaatttgaaaataaaatatttccctagttcttTAACAAAgaacgcgtttacttggtttacatctttgcctgcaaactcagtatacacgtggacccaattagaaaggctgttccatgaacaattctacatgggacaaacgAAAATAAGCttgaaagaattagccagtgtcaagagaaaacactccgaaccaatagatgattacttaaataggttcagattgctaaaggctagatgtttcaccccagtgccagaacatgagttggtcgaaatggccgcagggggactagattattccataaggaagaaactagatacccagtatctgagggatatggcacaattagcggatagagtgagacaggtcgaaagattaagggacgaaaaattcagggcaaataagaataaaaaagagagggtagcctacgtaggggttcgccaagatgacGAGTTCGACGAAAACGAACCAAATAATTTCGACGAACAAGAGATCGACCTAGCAGAACTAAAACAAGGCCCGCCTTATTCGTGTAAAGTACTAACgccgtcgaacggaaacccagtcgaagccaacgataagttccccaaaaggacttatacgttcgacattactaaatgtgacgaaatcttcgatctgttggttaaagatggtcaattaataaaaccaccaggcgctaaagaaccgcctgtggaacaacagaaaaagagaggtttttgtaagtaccataattttctgggccataagacgtctcgttgtttccttttcagggatcttgtgcagaatgctatccgtgacggaaggctcAAGTTCGGTGATAAACCAAAACAACAAATGAAGATCGACTCGAATCCTATGCAAgcagtcgaagcccactacgctgaaccatccgTCATAAATATGGTGGAGGCCaaagttgctcctgatggcaattcggaaatggtggaagcccctggaagcttcgacgcaaatgtcaacatggtcgagattactgatgatctcgcaagccagaaaagaatagaaactactgaaggtttcgacaagaaggacggtgacaatgctgtcgagaatgtggagtttcgacaagaggagaattgggaccgcttgggacagccaagtggaAAATATGATTATCTTGTGAAGTACAACGCGCCGGCAAGTtctcagatcgacatcaacacaatccaaccaagTGGTTGGGGGGAGGCTTCTTCAGAAGACAATGAGGAAATAGTCGACGCAATTGAGCATTCCCCTAATATGAAGGAAAAGGTTACTGAAGACCTTACAATCGAAAACAAGGCTGCTGAAGGCCTTGGTTCTGACGAAACGAAGGATGGTGATATCGCCAACTGTGTCAACACTATGGGGCCTTTCAGTaaagaagtcacaaaaatcaaagcggaagccgctgacggtccttcgaagcccgtgatcagtgggattctgcgtaggacaatggaagaccccagaaggaattggaacaaatgctgttgcaaacatggtcccaggaccaTATCTTGGTGCTGCTGCCCAGAGAAAGAGTTCGACCAGACACCAAAAGACGTCGAAGGCGAAGAAGAGAGGCTCATCAGGAAGATGAACGAATTGAGCATCGCCGACGAACGAAACGTTGGGGTAAATATGGTAGAAATATCTCAGAAGGACCAGGTCGAAGAGGGCGAAAATCGCCGTCAGAAAGAATACCAAAGGTTGGCGTACcctagagaggaggaaaacttaatggaattcatcaagagatgccaaaggatgaaaaccgaagtaatgttgtgcccacgctgcagcgcagtcttcgacaggaaggcagcaaccaacctgGAAGCGGTGGATAAGACCAAAAGGAAAGAAAGTTGGGGAACAGTGAGATACGACCCAAGGAGAAGTAATCACCACCAATGGAGGCACGGAGAGAGACGCCagaacacctataaaccatctgacaaagccacagacgacaaatgggttcaacccattagggACGCCCAGGGGCAGAAGAAATGGGGAAAGTTCGAGGTTCAGAGAGGTGCGTCGATGGagggcaagaaggaaatggaaaaacacaAGCCACGACCATACCCAtcagagaattacaaaggcaaaaatCCCATGTCCAGGTCACAATGGAGGAGCTTCCAAAGGCAAAAGAGGGCAGAAACGGAGATGGCGAAAAGGAACATGAATGGTCCAAACGAAGCAGAATCTAGCAACAATCGTCAGACAAGGAGCAGGAAAGAGACTCCCCTCCAGATCAATCCTAGCAGAGTTGTCGAATCAGTGGCGTCGAAagagaagatgcaggaagatgatgaagtaaccgacagttttaactctgactcagaggcatccttcaacgtgatttgcaacgttgtctctgttctccctagagactaCGATAGAGTCATGGAAATTGAGGATGAAGGAGACGAAATGGAGGAAGAAACAATGGCACACAAGCCCGTCTGCTACTATGTAATGAACAACggatgcgtcgaagagcagaacgcttttttcgaaagaccagacgactccatgaaagcgcatttgaaacctctgtttataaaaggaaaggtggaaaatgtcggcgtgaataagatactggtggacgggggagcggcagtgaatttgatgccccactacatgctgaagaagattggaaaagacgattcggacgcgaagccccacaacatggtgctgtcgaattaCGAAGGGAAGATAGGAACAACTATGGGAGTCATCCAAGTGAACTTAACTGTAGGAACCATAACAAGACCTACGATGTTCATAGTCATCGCTTCGAAAGCCAACTACAACCTGCTGCTTGGTAGGGAATGGATTCACGGCGTAGGAGCGGTACCCTCTTCAATGCACCAACggatagccatatggaggccagatggaatcgtcgaaaacatcgaggctgaccaaagctacttcatgaccGAAGTAAACACTGTCAACAGCCAGAGCTTCGACAAAAACCTGGCTCATATACCTCCCTGCAGCCCGGCAGAATTCGACTTGAAGACGACAGACAATGCCTATTGCTCCATGTACCTGCATCCAACGCATGGAttccagtgggataaagaagtgaTTGGCGAGACTTATATATGGGGAACTACTCATATAGCGCCGACGGGATGGGGTAgtgaatttgacgatgacgagtgaacaatcagcgatcgaaaagattacggcttacatagccgaaaacaaactaaaagaggcccttgaggctgaagtaaaaaATATGGCTGTCGTAGCCAACCAAGAGAACTCCAACAAACAGTGTCCTCAAGAAGACGTTGCGGAAGATCATATCACCAACCAAATGAGCggatggcaacaccaaaagcttgacgccatttacgacgacgaacctctggggttcgaaaaagatccagtgtcaacaaacgagaagatggtggcgcaggatcctttagaagaaataaacttaggagtgggggc from Lathyrus oleraceus cultivar Zhongwan6 chromosome 1, CAAS_Psat_ZW6_1.0, whole genome shotgun sequence includes:
- the LOC127101913 gene encoding uncharacterized protein LOC127101913, translating into MSSPPSPRTAALTVQIAAMSDNFEILLREQGERLQQRIDELERRPQNSNDGSGDEEERRRRRRQGGDNLRGIKIKVPTFIGKSDPKAYLEWETKLEQIFNCHNYSNLEKVEVSSIEFKEYALVWWDQLTKDRRRYAERPIDTWEEMKRIMRRRFVPSYYHRELHNKLQRLTQGSKSVEEYFKEMEVLKIRANVEEDDEATLARFLHGLNHDISDIVELHHYVEMDELVHQAIKVEQQLKRKSQARRNSTTFNSQSWKDKTKKEGASSSKEATVENKGKTITSSSSSVSTNKSVKCFKCQGQGHIASQFPTKRTMLMEENEEIVEEEDGDYDEEFEEEIPSGDLLMVRRMLGSQIKEEDTSQRENLFHTRCFVQGKVYSLIIDGGSCTNVASTRLVSKLKLETKPHPKPYKLQWLNESVEMLVNKQVEICFKIGKYEDVVLCDVVPMEASHLLLGRPWQFDRKANHDGYSNKYSFMYHDQKINLVPLNPSESILQEFKELFPEEVPSGLPPIRGIEHHIDLNPGASLPNRPAYRSNPQQTQEIQRQVVELISKGWVRESLSPCAVPIILVPKKDGSLRMCTDCRAINNITIKYRHPIPRLDDLLDELFGACLFSKIDLKNGYHQIRIREGDEWKTAFKTKFGLYEWMVMPFGLTNAPSTFMRLMNHVLREFLGYIVSSKGVHVDEEKVKAIREWPPPKNGQGKLNKRHAKWVEFLEQFPYVIKHKKGKSNVVADALSRRHVLLSTLETKVFGLEHIKDLYKSDLEFSSKFLACEHTAFNGYFRHNGYLFKEKKLCVPKGSIRELLVKETHEGGLMGHFGVSKTLEFLKEHFYWPHMKIDVQKLCERCIVCKKAKSKVMPHGLYTPLPVPEFP